A window of the Thalassospira sp. TSL5-1 genome harbors these coding sequences:
- a CDS encoding GNAT family N-acetyltransferase/peptidase C39 family protein produces MSDPVLRLATEADLTTLVRIEKTCFDQDRMTRRTMRHFMTSATARFWVAVCDNAVIGYVVVIHRSNTALARLYSMAVDPAFQRAGIGQMLLLRAEETTLDFGAPILRLEVHPQNGAAISLYRKNAYQEFALYPDYYPDHSPALRMEKVLVPQFLRRPSPLHFYHQTLPFTCGPASLMMAMNALNPAIEMDRSSEIALWREATTIFMTSGHGGCGPLGLALAACRRGFKAEVLVSREGPLFVDTVRKAENRKVVELVHYDFADQAAEAGIPVTAGAFGIDDIERHTRDGQMALVLISQYRIYGDKIPHWVVVSGFDDRFVYVTDPDIGEDDEPYNGSDCVSVPILRHEFDLMARYGRSKLQAAVFIAKA; encoded by the coding sequence ATGTCCGATCCTGTCCTGCGTCTGGCAACGGAAGCTGATCTCACTACTTTGGTGCGTATTGAAAAAACCTGTTTTGATCAGGACCGAATGACGCGCCGGACCATGCGGCATTTTATGACCAGTGCGACCGCCCGGTTTTGGGTCGCCGTGTGTGACAATGCCGTTATTGGCTATGTTGTGGTTATTCATCGCAGCAATACGGCGCTGGCACGTCTTTATAGCATGGCGGTGGACCCGGCCTTTCAGCGGGCCGGTATTGGGCAGATGCTGCTGCTCCGTGCCGAGGAAACAACGCTGGATTTCGGTGCGCCGATTTTGCGCCTGGAAGTGCACCCGCAAAACGGCGCGGCCATTTCGCTTTATCGCAAAAATGCCTACCAGGAATTTGCCCTGTATCCCGATTATTATCCGGATCACAGCCCGGCCTTGCGCATGGAAAAGGTCTTGGTGCCGCAATTCCTGCGTCGGCCGTCGCCGCTGCATTTTTATCATCAAACCCTGCCATTCACCTGCGGTCCGGCATCATTGATGATGGCGATGAATGCCTTGAACCCCGCCATTGAAATGGACCGTAGCAGCGAAATCGCCCTATGGCGCGAGGCAACCACCATTTTTATGACATCCGGGCATGGTGGCTGCGGGCCACTGGGCCTGGCATTGGCCGCCTGTCGCCGTGGTTTTAAGGCCGAAGTGCTGGTTTCGCGCGAAGGGCCATTATTTGTGGATACCGTGCGCAAGGCCGAAAATCGCAAGGTGGTCGAACTGGTGCATTACGATTTTGCCGATCAGGCCGCCGAGGCAGGCATTCCGGTAACGGCCGGGGCCTTTGGCATTGATGACATTGAACGTCATACTCGTGATGGGCAAATGGCCCTTGTGCTGATTAGTCAGTATCGCATCTATGGCGATAAAATTCCGCATTGGGTGGTGGTGTCGGGCTTTGACGACCGGTTCGTTTACGTTACCGATCCTGATATTGGCGAGGATGATGAGCCTTATAATGGCAGCGATTGTGTCTCGGTGCCGATCCTGCGCCACGAATTTGATTTGATGGCGCGCTATGGCCGCTCAAAACTTCAGGCCGCTGTCTTTATTGCCAAAGCATAA
- a CDS encoding SulP family inorganic anion transporter translates to MRPVSRFFPILDWGRRYNRQLAANDFVAAVIVSIMLVPQSLAYAMLAGLPPEVGLYASILPLVAYAVFGTSATLAVGPVALISLMTASIIGSAHLPNGISPVSASMTLAVISGIILLAMGLFRLGFVANFLSHPVISGFVSASGVLIAVGQVRHLLGLPKTDGNLAEILAALFAHLPQVNIPTVIMGFGCLGFLFWVRKGLPAILSRLGLAGMWATFIVRAGPVLAVIMTTLASWYFDLASHGVKIVGTIPKGFPAFTLPSFNLQLWHQLALPALLISVIGFVETVSVAQTLAAKRRQRIRPDQELIALGMANLGAGFAGGLPVTGGFARSMVNFDAGAQTPAAGLMTAVGIAAATLFLTPVLYYLPQATLAATIIVAVLTLVDIKTIIHIFRYSRADFAAMVVTIALTLFWGIEPGIVSGVVVSLMLYLHRTSRPHIAVVGQVPGTEHFRNILRHDVATGTSVLTVRPDESLYFANCRYLEDRIYALIAENPALRHVVLMCSAINEIDSSGLESLHEINARLRDSGVTFNLSEVKGPVMDRLEPCGFIAELSGKVFLSQYDALSTLDPSALTPCRIA, encoded by the coding sequence TTGCGCCCGGTTTCCCGTTTTTTCCCCATTCTGGATTGGGGACGGCGTTATAATCGCCAGCTTGCCGCTAATGATTTTGTCGCCGCCGTGATCGTTTCGATCATGCTTGTCCCGCAAAGTCTGGCTTATGCCATGTTGGCGGGCTTGCCGCCCGAGGTTGGCTTATATGCCAGTATTTTGCCGCTGGTTGCCTATGCCGTTTTTGGCACCTCGGCAACATTGGCGGTGGGGCCGGTTGCCCTTATATCTCTGATGACGGCATCCATCATCGGATCAGCGCATTTGCCAAACGGTATCAGTCCGGTATCGGCTTCTATGACCCTGGCCGTTATTTCCGGTATTATTTTGCTGGCGATGGGGCTGTTTCGGCTGGGCTTTGTCGCCAATTTTCTAAGTCACCCTGTCATTTCCGGTTTTGTCAGTGCATCTGGCGTTTTGATTGCGGTCGGCCAGGTGCGGCATTTGCTGGGGTTACCTAAAACGGACGGCAATCTGGCGGAAATTCTGGCGGCTTTGTTCGCTCATCTGCCCCAAGTCAATATCCCAACCGTGATCATGGGCTTTGGCTGCCTCGGGTTCCTGTTTTGGGTGCGCAAGGGACTGCCGGCCATATTGTCTCGCTTGGGGCTGGCTGGGATGTGGGCGACTTTTATTGTCCGGGCTGGGCCGGTTTTGGCGGTGATTATGACAACACTGGCAAGCTGGTATTTTGACCTTGCATCGCACGGGGTTAAAATTGTTGGCACAATTCCAAAAGGCTTTCCCGCCTTTACCTTGCCGTCCTTTAACCTGCAACTGTGGCATCAACTGGCATTGCCGGCCTTGCTGATCAGCGTGATCGGTTTTGTCGAAACCGTTTCTGTCGCCCAGACACTGGCTGCAAAAAGGCGCCAGCGTATTCGTCCCGATCAGGAACTGATTGCGCTCGGCATGGCCAATCTGGGGGCGGGGTTTGCGGGGGGCCTGCCGGTGACGGGTGGTTTTGCCCGCTCGATGGTTAATTTTGATGCCGGTGCGCAAACCCCGGCAGCGGGCTTAATGACGGCGGTTGGTATTGCGGCCGCGACCCTGTTTTTAACCCCGGTTTTGTATTATTTGCCCCAGGCGACACTGGCGGCCACCATTATTGTTGCGGTTTTAACGCTGGTGGATATCAAAACCATCATCCATATTTTTCGCTATTCCCGGGCGGATTTTGCCGCGATGGTGGTCACAATCGCCTTAACGTTGTTTTGGGGGATCGAGCCCGGCATTGTCAGTGGTGTGGTGGTTTCGCTAATGCTGTATCTGCATCGCACCAGCCGTCCGCATATTGCCGTGGTCGGGCAGGTGCCAGGGACGGAGCATTTTCGCAATATCCTGCGCCATGATGTGGCAACAGGCACATCGGTTCTGACCGTGCGCCCCGATGAAAGCCTGTATTTTGCCAATTGTCGCTATCTGGAAGATCGCATCTATGCCCTGATTGCCGAAAACCCGGCCTTGCGCCATGTTGTGCTGATGTGTTCGGCGATTAATGAAATTGATTCAAGCGGCCTTGAAAGCCTGCATGAAATTAATGCCCGTTTGCGCGATTCCGGGGTGACGTTTAATTTGTCCGAGGTCAAAGGCCCGGTCATGGACCGTCTTGAACCCTGTGGCTTCATCGCGGAATTGAGCGGCAAGGTTTTTCTGTCGCAATATGATGCGCTTTCAACCCTTGACCCATCGGCACTTACGCCGTGCCGGATTGCATAA
- a CDS encoding TIGR01244 family sulfur transferase — translation MKRLSDELTVSPQIPLEAIPAIADAGFKTIICNRPDQEDPGQPSFDDIRAKAEECGLEAVFMPVVSGNVQDADADTFADILAKAAKPVFAYCRTGTRCTILWSLANAGKLPTQEIVTAAATAGYDMSGLVPRIEARR, via the coding sequence ATGAAACGTCTTAGCGATGAATTGACCGTCTCCCCCCAGATCCCGCTGGAGGCCATTCCCGCCATTGCCGATGCTGGCTTTAAAACCATCATTTGCAACCGCCCCGATCAGGAAGACCCAGGCCAGCCGTCCTTTGACGATATTCGTGCCAAAGCCGAAGAATGTGGGCTGGAAGCCGTATTCATGCCTGTCGTTAGCGGCAATGTGCAGGACGCCGATGCGGACACGTTTGCTGACATTCTTGCCAAAGCTGCCAAGCCTGTTTTTGCCTATTGCCGCACGGGTACGCGCTGCACCATTTTGTGGTCGCTTGCCAATGCCGGTAAACTGCCGACCCAGGAAATTGTAACCGCGGCTGCCACTGCCGGTTACGACATGTCGGGCCTTGTGCCGCGGATCGAAGCACGCCGTTAA